One stretch of Qipengyuania gelatinilytica DNA includes these proteins:
- a CDS encoding serine hydrolase domain-containing protein — MRAILVSTLALALAGCAGSYAETAALPPPAVTQSMPETPASLDPSDSVLFWSDDRRSAAFRDMESLFPGLEVAAANEPRAMDDGAALDTASAEQARQFMANTAVAGLMVLKDGKVVFEEYGLGFDADQRWTSFSVAKSFTSTLLGAAIADGYIAGVDQPVTEIIPALAGTAYDGVSVGQIASMTSGVAWNEDYTDPDSDVAKMLAITPVEGESQAVTYARTLKREAPAGEKWVYKTLETNLLGLIVEEATGKSLAAYAAEKIVEPAGFEGGLFWMQDLTGGNIGGCCLSLRLSDYARFGQFVLEGGDGVVPEGWFAKAGSPLVDFGPQAPGYGYGYQWWTYPGGTYGAQGIFGQAITIVPRKNLVVAAVSNWPTATSSNNRAAFQALVRQIAMNAE; from the coding sequence ATGCGTGCGATTCTGGTTTCTACGCTGGCATTGGCGCTCGCCGGTTGTGCAGGCAGCTACGCAGAGACGGCAGCACTTCCTCCGCCCGCCGTGACCCAGAGCATGCCGGAAACACCGGCCAGCCTCGATCCTTCCGATTCTGTCCTGTTTTGGTCCGATGATCGCCGATCGGCCGCATTCCGCGACATGGAATCGCTCTTTCCCGGGCTCGAAGTCGCCGCAGCGAACGAGCCGCGCGCGATGGATGACGGCGCTGCGCTCGATACCGCCAGCGCAGAGCAGGCTCGCCAGTTCATGGCGAACACGGCGGTCGCCGGGCTGATGGTCCTGAAAGACGGGAAGGTCGTCTTCGAAGAATACGGCCTCGGCTTCGATGCCGATCAGCGCTGGACGAGCTTTTCTGTCGCCAAGAGCTTCACCTCGACGCTTCTCGGTGCGGCAATTGCCGATGGCTACATCGCCGGCGTCGACCAGCCCGTGACCGAGATCATTCCCGCCCTTGCCGGTACTGCCTATGACGGTGTCAGCGTCGGTCAGATCGCATCGATGACATCGGGCGTGGCGTGGAACGAGGATTATACCGATCCCGACAGCGACGTTGCCAAGATGCTGGCTATCACGCCAGTGGAAGGAGAATCGCAGGCCGTCACCTACGCCCGGACACTGAAACGCGAAGCACCCGCCGGAGAGAAGTGGGTCTATAAAACGCTCGAAACGAACCTGCTCGGCCTGATCGTCGAAGAAGCGACGGGCAAGTCCCTGGCGGCCTATGCAGCAGAGAAGATCGTCGAGCCTGCGGGTTTCGAGGGCGGGCTGTTCTGGATGCAGGACCTCACTGGCGGCAATATCGGCGGTTGCTGCCTCTCGTTGCGCTTGTCTGACTATGCCCGTTTCGGGCAGTTCGTGCTCGAAGGTGGCGACGGCGTCGTGCCTGAGGGATGGTTCGCAAAGGCAGGTTCGCCGCTTGTCGATTTCGGCCCACAGGCACCCGGCTACGGATATGGATACCAGTGGTGGACCTATCCGGGCGGTACTTACGGCGCGCAGGGAATCTTCGGTCAGGCGATTACCATCGTTCCGCGCAAGAACCTCGTCGTTGCCGCTGTCAGCAACTGGCCTACCGCGACCAGCTCGAACAACCGCGCAGCGTTTCAGGCGCTGGTGCGCCAGATCGCGATGAACGCGGAGTAG
- a CDS encoding PilZ domain-containing protein produces MNYQTQDRYLTAAQEDRCAPRTKLTIPGQLRASGGRAFQTVVHDLSISGFSAAAINRMHEGQMCWLTLPGLESLQAQVVWWENCLVGCAFSELLSPIVHDNILARYSGEGAYRPY; encoded by the coding sequence ATGAACTACCAGACGCAGGATCGCTATCTGACGGCAGCGCAGGAAGACCGTTGCGCGCCGCGGACCAAGCTCACTATTCCCGGACAGCTGCGTGCCAGTGGCGGACGCGCTTTCCAGACCGTGGTTCACGACCTTTCCATCTCGGGTTTCTCCGCAGCGGCCATCAACCGCATGCATGAAGGCCAGATGTGCTGGCTGACCCTGCCGGGCCTCGAATCGCTTCAGGCGCAGGTCGTGTGGTGGGAAAACTGCCTCGTCGGCTGTGCCTTCAGCGAACTTCTCTCGCCGATCGTGCACGACAACATTCTCGCCCGTTACAGCGGCGAAGGCGCTTACCGCCCCTACTGA
- a CDS encoding SDR family NAD(P)-dependent oxidoreductase — protein MTKPLDGKLALVTGASKGIGAATAKALAEAGAHVVLTGRDVRSLEKVEDAIHEVGGASTIAPVDLGESDGIARLASAIAGRWDKLDYLVISAAYLPTLSPVTQIDGKQFSQAVTTNLLATQALLANFDPLLKRAEAGRVIGLTSSVGNEPRAYWSAYGATKAAFDNLLDSYAQEVEKIGNVRVANIDPGATRTAMRAKAYPGEDPQTVKPPEDVAARIVELFVNDFPTRHRERVEG, from the coding sequence ATGACCAAACCACTCGACGGTAAGCTCGCCCTAGTCACCGGCGCGAGCAAGGGCATCGGCGCCGCTACGGCCAAGGCTCTGGCCGAAGCCGGCGCGCATGTCGTGCTGACCGGCCGCGATGTGCGCTCGCTCGAAAAGGTCGAGGACGCGATCCACGAAGTCGGCGGCGCCTCCACCATCGCACCTGTCGATCTCGGCGAAAGCGACGGCATTGCCCGCCTCGCCTCCGCAATCGCGGGGCGTTGGGACAAGCTGGATTACCTGGTTATTTCCGCGGCATACCTGCCGACGCTGAGCCCCGTCACCCAGATCGACGGCAAGCAGTTCAGCCAGGCGGTTACCACGAACCTGCTCGCCACGCAGGCGCTGCTGGCGAATTTCGATCCGCTCCTGAAGCGTGCCGAGGCTGGCCGTGTCATCGGCCTTACCAGCAGCGTAGGTAATGAACCGAGGGCGTATTGGTCGGCCTACGGTGCTACCAAGGCTGCATTCGACAATTTGCTCGATTCATACGCGCAGGAAGTCGAGAAAATCGGCAACGTTCGCGTTGCCAATATCGACCCCGGCGCCACGCGCACCGCAATGCGTGCCAAGGCCTATCCCGGCGAAGACCCGCAGACGGTCAAACCGCCGGAAGATGTCGCAGCCCGCATCGTCGAGCTGTTCGTTAACGATTTCCCCACCCGCCACCGAGAGCGGGTCGAAGGGTAG
- the purF gene encoding amidophosphoribosyltransferase produces MNSDLGNCTHPFLDEDGDKLREECGVFGAINAADATAVTALGLHALQHRGQEAAGIIAWDGAEFRARRGLGHVAENFSSSEAIAELPGHMAAGHVRYSTTGGAGLRNVQPLYADLASGGFAVAHNGNISNAGTLRAELVQRGAIFQSTSDTEVIIHLVATSRYPTIMDRLIDALRLLEGAYALIVMTPEGMIACRDPLGIRPLVMGKIGDATLFASESVAFDVVGAEMVREVEPGELIRVDFDGNVDSLHPFGNHSPRPCIFEHVYFSRPDSFFAGRSVYEARKAIGVELARENPIKADLVVPVPDSGVPAAIGYAQEAGIPFELGIIRSHYVGRTFIQPSDGARHAGVKRKHNANRSLVEGKRIVLIDDSIVRGTTSMQIVEMMRDAGAKEVHFRVASPPTAHSCFYGVDTPERSKLLAARMDVEPMREFIKADSLAFVSIDGLYRAVGEGPRNASCPQFCDACFTGDYPTSLTDLSRREDKQKQLALPVDKVA; encoded by the coding sequence GTGAATAGCGACCTCGGGAATTGCACCCACCCCTTCCTCGATGAAGATGGCGACAAGCTGCGCGAAGAGTGCGGCGTCTTCGGTGCGATCAACGCAGCCGATGCAACCGCCGTCACGGCATTGGGGCTCCACGCCCTCCAGCACCGCGGACAGGAAGCCGCGGGAATTATCGCTTGGGATGGCGCCGAATTTCGCGCCCGCCGCGGTCTCGGCCATGTCGCGGAGAACTTCTCGTCGTCCGAAGCGATTGCCGAACTGCCCGGGCACATGGCAGCAGGCCACGTGCGCTATTCGACCACCGGCGGCGCCGGCCTGCGCAACGTGCAGCCGCTCTATGCGGACCTTGCGAGTGGCGGTTTCGCAGTCGCGCACAATGGCAATATCTCGAACGCCGGCACACTGCGCGCGGAACTGGTCCAGCGCGGCGCGATCTTCCAGTCGACCTCGGATACCGAAGTCATCATCCATCTCGTCGCGACGAGCCGGTACCCGACTATCATGGACCGCCTGATCGACGCGCTGCGCCTCCTCGAAGGTGCCTATGCGCTGATCGTGATGACGCCCGAAGGCATGATTGCCTGCCGCGACCCGCTCGGCATCCGCCCGCTGGTCATGGGCAAGATCGGAGATGCGACCCTCTTCGCCAGTGAGAGCGTCGCCTTCGACGTCGTCGGTGCGGAAATGGTCCGCGAAGTGGAACCGGGCGAGCTGATCCGCGTCGATTTCGACGGTAATGTCGACTCGCTCCACCCCTTCGGCAACCATTCACCCCGCCCCTGCATCTTCGAGCATGTCTATTTCAGCCGTCCGGACAGCTTTTTCGCCGGACGCAGCGTTTACGAAGCACGCAAGGCAATCGGCGTCGAACTCGCCCGCGAAAATCCGATCAAGGCCGACCTCGTGGTGCCGGTTCCCGACAGCGGCGTGCCTGCCGCCATCGGCTACGCGCAGGAAGCGGGTATCCCCTTTGAACTCGGCATCATCCGCTCGCACTATGTCGGGCGCACCTTCATCCAGCCATCCGACGGTGCACGCCACGCCGGTGTGAAGCGCAAGCACAACGCCAACCGCAGCCTCGTCGAAGGCAAGCGTATCGTCCTGATCGACGATTCGATCGTGCGCGGCACCACCTCGATGCAAATCGTGGAGATGATGCGCGATGCAGGCGCGAAGGAAGTGCACTTCCGCGTCGCCAGCCCGCCGACCGCCCACAGCTGCTTCTACGGCGTCGACACGCCCGAACGCTCCAAGCTGCTTGCGGCGCGGATGGACGTCGAACCCATGCGCGAATTCATCAAGGCCGACAGCCTTGCTTTCGTGTCGATCGACGGCCTTTACCGAGCAGTCGGCGAGGGGCCCCGCAACGCATCTTGCCCCCAGTTCTGCGACGCCTGTTTCACGGGCGACTATCCCACGTCCCTGACCGATCTTTCGCGGCGCGAAGACAAGCAGAAGCAACTTGCGCTGCCGGTCGACAAGGTAGCCTGA
- a CDS encoding lipoprotein-releasing ABC transporter permease subunit: MLLSPFERTIAKRYLLPGRSEAFIALVAGISITVVMLSVAMLVIVMSVMNGFRAELLDKIVGLNGHAIVQAYGGRLDDWENVLEEVRQTPGVTEASPLIEQPLLTTFNGRVEGILLRGNTQQDIRELGEKVKSGNMDALQPGANKVAIAIRLAENIGARVGDTITIINPQGRTTPFGTVPRQVGYEVAAIFEVGVYDYDNAFVVMPMQDAQTLLLTGDTIGMIEVQVTDPDEVGEILAPVQQRLAGRAVVRDWKTINATLFEALEVERAAMAFALSFMVLVAAFNILSSLVMLVRAKTRDIAIMRTMGATRRSLTKIFVTTGFTVGALGTIAGLILGALVLGFREQIVKGIGWLTGAELWDPQVRFLSTIPAKADPVEIAMIVGLALVMSFLATLYPALKAASTDPVQVLRYE, from the coding sequence TTGCTGCTTTCACCTTTCGAACGGACCATCGCGAAACGCTACCTGCTTCCGGGCAGGAGCGAGGCATTTATCGCGCTGGTTGCCGGTATATCCATCACCGTCGTGATGCTCTCGGTTGCGATGCTTGTCATCGTGATGAGCGTGATGAACGGTTTCCGCGCCGAATTGCTCGACAAGATCGTGGGGCTCAACGGCCATGCGATCGTGCAGGCCTATGGCGGTCGTCTCGATGATTGGGAAAACGTCCTTGAGGAGGTCAGGCAGACGCCGGGCGTCACCGAGGCCTCACCGCTGATCGAACAGCCGCTGCTCACCACCTTCAACGGCCGCGTCGAGGGGATCCTTCTACGCGGCAACACCCAGCAGGACATTCGCGAGCTGGGCGAGAAGGTGAAGAGCGGCAACATGGATGCCCTGCAGCCGGGCGCCAACAAGGTCGCGATCGCGATACGCCTCGCGGAAAACATCGGGGCGAGGGTGGGCGACACGATCACGATCATCAATCCGCAAGGCCGGACGACCCCTTTCGGCACGGTCCCGCGACAGGTCGGCTACGAAGTGGCCGCGATTTTCGAGGTTGGCGTATACGACTACGACAACGCTTTCGTGGTCATGCCGATGCAGGATGCGCAGACCTTGCTGCTGACTGGCGACACCATCGGTATGATCGAAGTGCAGGTGACCGATCCTGACGAGGTCGGAGAAATCCTCGCGCCGGTACAGCAAAGGCTGGCGGGCAGGGCAGTCGTTCGCGACTGGAAGACGATCAACGCGACCCTTTTCGAAGCGCTCGAGGTAGAACGTGCAGCGATGGCCTTCGCCCTTAGTTTCATGGTTCTGGTTGCTGCATTCAATATTCTGTCGAGCCTTGTCATGCTGGTCCGCGCAAAGACGCGGGACATCGCGATCATGAGAACGATGGGGGCAACAAGGCGGAGCCTGACGAAGATTTTCGTGACGACCGGTTTCACCGTCGGGGCGCTCGGGACGATCGCTGGGCTTATACTCGGCGCGCTGGTCCTCGGCTTCCGCGAGCAGATCGTGAAGGGCATCGGTTGGCTGACGGGCGCAGAGCTTTGGGATCCGCAGGTGCGTTTCCTGAGCACCATTCCCGCCAAGGCCGATCCGGTCGAGATCGCCATGATCGTGGGCCTCGCACTTGTGATGAGCTTCCTTGCGACGCTTTATCCGGCACTCAAGGCGGCGAGCACCGATCCGGTACAGGTTCTGCGCTATGAGTAA
- a CDS encoding ABC transporter ATP-binding protein yields the protein MSNAHLNPVVELRGLTRSFEQGGVRIDVLRGVDLDIMPGEIVALLGPSGSGKSTLLQAVGLLEGGFGGEIVIAGHSAEKSDANARTTLRRDHLGFVYQFHHLLPDFDARENVVLPQLVAGTPRKEAEERAEELLTALGLGHRLDHRPSQLSGGEQQRVAVARGLANRPDLVLADEPTGNLDEATSDKVLEQFLALVRGEGSAALIATHNERLAARMDRVVRLHEGVLE from the coding sequence ATGAGTAACGCCCATCTCAACCCCGTCGTCGAACTGCGCGGGCTGACCCGCAGCTTCGAGCAGGGCGGCGTGCGGATCGACGTCCTGCGCGGTGTCGATCTCGACATCATGCCCGGTGAAATCGTCGCGCTGCTCGGCCCTTCCGGTTCGGGTAAATCGACCCTTCTGCAGGCGGTAGGCCTCCTTGAGGGCGGTTTCGGAGGTGAAATCGTGATTGCGGGGCATTCTGCCGAGAAGAGCGACGCCAATGCGCGTACTACGCTGCGCCGCGACCATCTCGGCTTCGTCTACCAGTTCCACCATCTCCTCCCCGACTTCGACGCCCGCGAAAATGTCGTGTTGCCGCAGCTGGTTGCCGGCACTCCGCGCAAGGAAGCGGAAGAGCGGGCGGAGGAACTGCTCACCGCGCTGGGGCTGGGGCACAGGCTCGATCACCGGCCCAGCCAGCTATCCGGTGGCGAGCAGCAGCGCGTTGCTGTGGCTCGTGGCCTTGCCAATCGTCCCGACCTCGTGCTTGCCGACGAACCTACGGGCAATCTCGACGAGGCGACTTCGGACAAGGTCCTTGAGCAATTCCTAGCGCTCGTCAGGGGCGAGGGCAGTGCCGCATTGATCGCCACGCATAACGAGCGCCTTGCCGCGCGGATGGACCGCGTGGTCAGGTTGCACGAAGGTGTGCTCGAATAG
- a CDS encoding glutathione peroxidase, whose amino-acid sequence MTSIADFTVATNKGDELDLKEKLGKVLLVVNTASKCGFTPQYDGLEKLFQDYKDQGFEVLAFPCNQFGGQEPGDASEIEQFCKVNFGLTFPLMQKVEVNGDGASPLFDWMKAEAPGLMGSKSIKWNFTKFLIDREGNVVKRYGPADAPATIAKDIEKLL is encoded by the coding sequence ATGACCAGCATCGCCGATTTCACCGTCGCCACGAACAAGGGCGACGAGCTCGACCTGAAAGAGAAGCTCGGCAAGGTGCTGCTGGTGGTCAACACCGCCAGCAAATGCGGGTTCACCCCGCAGTATGACGGGCTGGAGAAACTGTTTCAGGACTACAAGGATCAAGGCTTCGAAGTGCTGGCCTTCCCCTGCAACCAGTTCGGCGGACAGGAGCCGGGTGATGCGAGCGAGATCGAACAGTTCTGCAAGGTGAATTTCGGCCTGACCTTCCCGCTGATGCAGAAGGTCGAGGTCAATGGCGACGGGGCTAGCCCGCTGTTCGACTGGATGAAAGCCGAAGCGCCGGGCCTGATGGGGTCGAAATCGATCAAGTGGAACTTTACGAAATTCCTGATTGACCGTGAGGGCAATGTCGTGAAGCGCTACGGCCCGGCTGACGCGCCGGCGACGATCGCCAAGGATATCGAGAAACTGCTGTAA
- the dnaE gene encoding DNA polymerase III subunit alpha — MPYKPFVPLRVLSAYSMLEGAIDPKAMAKLAKERGFPAIAMADRNGLYGAVMFANACKAEGVQPITGTLLGVARDEEGRTVDYLPLYAQDEAGYDNLCHLVSKAHLDRPLEFEPHIRMEDLEGRTEGLIALTGASEGGVTRLLAEGQVSHALPMLDKLQALFPGRLYVELARRGNPVEEAAEAALIDLAYERDLPLVATNPANFAEPHMYKAHDAMLCIANSTHIDAEERPKSNPEGYVKTAHMMEEAFDDLPEAIANTLVIAQRCAFAPPYRDPILPSLAGDLEGEARMLEEDARKGLAKRLEPYGEMSDEQLKVYVDRLDYEVGIINQMGFPGYFLIVADFIKWAKDHDIPVGPGRGSGAGSLVAWALTITDLDPIQLGLLFERFLNPERVSMPDFDIDFCETRRGEVIRYVQQKYGHDHVAQIITFGKLKARAVLRDTGRILQMSYGHVDRICKMVPNHPTDPWTLPRALNGAADFKAEYDNDNEVKRLIDLAMQLEGFPRNSSTHAAGVVIGDRPLAQLVPLYRDPRSDMPVTQYDMKNVESSGLVKFDFLGLKTLSVLKKATDLLKKRDITIDLSQLELDDPAVYELMKAGNTVGVFQLESEGMRRTLTAVKPTNFGDIIALVSLYRPGPMDNIPLFGKRKAGEVPIEYPHEKLEGILSETYGIFVYQEQVMQAAQILAGYSLGDADLLRRAMGKKVQAEMDIQRERFVVGCKEVSGIEKAKANELFDLIDKFAGYGFNKSHAAAYALLAYQTAWLKAHYPEEFFAASMCFDMHQSEKLTIFVDDARRQGIAVEPPCLNKSEAEFTVEQTDTGYAVRYALAGIRNVGEKAMENIVAEREVSGKFDSLQDLFERIPKGSMNSRQLEALACAGALDDLEPNRAKVFENADMLLAVADAADRERTSGQASMFGGEDAPGETLRLREVEDWPRAERMARERENFGFYFSAHPVAAWKDIASANGARTYASLMSGGAPAGGRSNAVMAAMVEKVNKGTTRRGKPFIRADFSDATGQFSAACFEEGMVERFMKWAEEQTCVLLQVELDSPSPDEPPRITVRGGTPLADVKGSTPMILTLDILDEAAVQLLCRELVEAGPGKDEVMATLRIGGDYEPIMHLGRQFALDGELAERLASVPGLAKVQLDKRRGGSHLRLVA; from the coding sequence ATGCCTTACAAGCCCTTCGTCCCCCTGCGCGTATTGTCTGCCTACTCGATGCTCGAAGGGGCCATTGATCCCAAGGCGATGGCCAAGCTGGCGAAGGAACGCGGCTTTCCCGCAATCGCCATGGCAGACCGCAACGGGCTTTATGGCGCGGTCATGTTCGCCAATGCCTGCAAGGCGGAAGGCGTGCAGCCGATTACCGGGACATTGCTGGGCGTTGCGCGTGACGAGGAAGGCCGCACGGTCGACTACCTCCCGCTGTATGCGCAGGACGAGGCTGGCTACGACAATCTCTGCCACCTCGTGTCGAAAGCGCATCTCGATCGCCCGCTCGAGTTCGAGCCGCATATCCGGATGGAAGACCTCGAAGGACGTACCGAGGGGCTGATTGCGCTGACCGGCGCGAGCGAGGGCGGGGTGACGCGCCTGCTTGCAGAGGGCCAGGTGAGCCATGCGCTACCCATGCTCGACAAGCTTCAGGCGCTGTTTCCCGGGCGGCTCTATGTAGAACTCGCAAGACGCGGTAATCCGGTCGAGGAAGCTGCCGAAGCGGCATTGATCGACCTCGCCTATGAACGCGACCTGCCGCTCGTCGCGACCAATCCTGCCAACTTCGCAGAGCCGCACATGTACAAGGCGCATGACGCCATGCTGTGCATTGCCAATTCGACCCATATCGATGCGGAAGAGCGGCCCAAGTCCAATCCGGAGGGCTACGTCAAGACCGCCCATATGATGGAAGAGGCCTTCGACGATCTTCCGGAAGCCATCGCCAACACGCTCGTGATCGCGCAGCGCTGCGCCTTTGCGCCGCCGTATCGAGATCCGATCCTGCCCAGCCTCGCCGGCGACCTCGAGGGCGAGGCGCGCATGCTGGAAGAGGATGCGCGGAAGGGTCTCGCCAAACGCCTCGAGCCTTATGGCGAAATGTCGGACGAGCAGCTCAAGGTCTATGTCGATAGACTCGATTACGAAGTCGGCATCATCAACCAGATGGGCTTCCCCGGCTACTTCCTCATCGTGGCTGACTTCATCAAATGGGCGAAGGACCACGATATTCCGGTGGGTCCGGGTCGTGGTTCGGGTGCTGGCAGCCTTGTGGCGTGGGCGCTGACGATTACCGACCTCGACCCGATCCAGCTGGGCCTGCTGTTCGAGCGCTTCCTCAATCCGGAACGCGTTTCCATGCCCGACTTCGACATCGACTTCTGCGAAACGCGCCGCGGCGAGGTCATCCGCTACGTCCAGCAGAAATACGGCCACGACCACGTCGCGCAGATCATCACCTTCGGTAAGCTGAAAGCGCGCGCCGTGCTGCGCGATACGGGCCGCATCCTCCAGATGAGCTACGGCCATGTCGATCGGATCTGCAAGATGGTGCCGAACCATCCGACCGACCCGTGGACCCTGCCGCGCGCGCTCAACGGTGCGGCGGATTTCAAAGCGGAATACGACAACGACAATGAGGTCAAACGCCTGATCGACCTCGCGATGCAGCTGGAAGGCTTCCCGCGCAACAGCTCGACCCACGCGGCGGGCGTTGTGATCGGCGACCGTCCCCTGGCGCAGCTGGTCCCTCTCTACCGCGATCCGCGCTCGGACATGCCGGTGACGCAGTACGACATGAAGAATGTCGAGAGCAGCGGCCTCGTCAAATTCGACTTTCTTGGTCTCAAGACGCTGTCGGTGCTCAAGAAGGCGACCGACCTCCTGAAAAAGCGCGACATTACCATCGATTTGTCGCAGCTCGAACTCGATGACCCGGCGGTCTACGAATTGATGAAGGCGGGTAACACGGTCGGCGTGTTCCAGCTGGAATCGGAAGGCATGCGCCGCACGCTGACTGCGGTGAAGCCGACCAATTTCGGCGACATCATCGCGCTCGTCTCGCTCTATCGTCCGGGTCCGATGGACAACATCCCGCTGTTCGGCAAGCGCAAGGCGGGCGAGGTGCCCATCGAGTATCCGCATGAGAAGCTCGAAGGCATATTGTCCGAAACCTACGGCATCTTCGTCTACCAGGAACAGGTCATGCAGGCCGCGCAGATCCTCGCCGGATACTCGCTCGGCGATGCAGACTTGCTGCGCCGCGCGATGGGTAAGAAGGTCCAGGCGGAAATGGACATCCAGCGCGAACGCTTCGTCGTCGGGTGCAAGGAAGTCAGCGGCATCGAGAAGGCCAAGGCCAACGAGCTATTCGACTTGATCGACAAGTTCGCAGGCTACGGCTTCAACAAGTCGCACGCTGCCGCGTACGCTCTGCTCGCGTACCAGACCGCGTGGCTGAAAGCGCATTACCCCGAGGAGTTTTTCGCCGCGTCCATGTGTTTCGACATGCACCAGTCCGAAAAGCTCACCATCTTCGTCGACGACGCGCGCAGGCAGGGCATCGCCGTCGAGCCGCCGTGCCTCAACAAATCAGAAGCCGAATTCACCGTCGAGCAGACCGACACCGGCTATGCGGTGCGCTATGCGCTCGCCGGCATCCGAAACGTCGGCGAAAAGGCGATGGAAAACATCGTTGCCGAGCGCGAGGTTTCGGGCAAGTTCGACAGCTTGCAGGATTTGTTCGAGCGCATCCCCAAGGGTTCGATGAATTCGCGCCAGCTTGAGGCGCTGGCCTGTGCAGGGGCGCTTGACGACCTTGAACCCAATCGCGCCAAGGTCTTCGAGAACGCCGACATGCTGCTCGCAGTCGCCGATGCGGCGGACCGCGAGCGCACGAGCGGACAGGCGAGCATGTTCGGCGGTGAGGACGCGCCCGGCGAAACGCTGCGCTTGCGCGAAGTCGAGGACTGGCCGCGCGCAGAGCGCATGGCGCGCGAACGCGAGAACTTCGGTTTCTATTTCTCCGCCCATCCGGTCGCCGCGTGGAAGGACATCGCCTCGGCGAACGGCGCGCGTACCTATGCCTCGCTGATGTCGGGCGGCGCGCCGGCGGGTGGCCGTTCCAATGCGGTGATGGCCGCCATGGTCGAGAAGGTGAACAAGGGAACCACTCGCCGCGGAAAGCCCTTCATCCGCGCCGATTTCTCCGATGCCACCGGCCAGTTCAGCGCCGCCTGTTTCGAGGAAGGCATGGTCGAGCGCTTCATGAAATGGGCCGAGGAGCAGACCTGCGTCCTGCTGCAGGTCGAACTCGATTCGCCGAGCCCCGACGAACCGCCCCGCATTACCGTGCGCGGCGGCACTCCGCTCGCGGATGTGAAGGGCTCGACGCCGATGATCCTCACGCTCGACATCCTCGATGAAGCCGCCGTTCAGCTACTTTGTCGTGAATTGGTCGAAGCCGGCCCGGGCAAGGATGAGGTCATGGCGACGCTACGGATCGGTGGGGATTACGAGCCCATCATGCATCTCGGCCGCCAATTCGCCCTTGATGGCGAGCTTGCAGAACGCTTGGCAAGCGTGCCCGGCCTTGCCAAGGTGCAGCTCGACAAGCGGCGCGGCGGCTCGCACCTTCGCCTCGTCGCCTGA